Part of the Spirochaetota bacterium genome is shown below.
CAACTACATTTTTTATAACCTTTTGTAAATAGATTAAAAATTCTTAATGTCAATGGTATGGCCTTTCTAGGTTGAAATCTATTAACATTAGTTATAATAAATTTATTTTGCCAATTTAATTTTTTTTTATATTCAATAATATTATTTAAATTAAGAGGATAAAAAATATTAGTATCAACTCCATGATATAAAATATTTATTTTTTTATTAAATCCAGGAAAAGCATCTAAAATTATTTTTTTAGCCCATTTAGAATAAGTAATTATTGAATCAGCTAAATCTAAAGCTGGTTTCCATAACTTAGAAAATGGCTGTCCATCTACTGGAAAATAAATAACTATTTTTGAATTAAATTCTAATTTTTTAATATATTTAATAACTTCATTTATATGAAATATATCTTGAAATAAAAATATTATATCTGGTTTTTCTTTATCTATTATTGAAAGAATTCTTTTATATCCAAGTAAATCATTTTCTGCAACACTATAAACAAAGTATTTAGATGTATCATATTTTGTATCTCCTTTATAATTAATACCTAAAATAGATACATCGAAATAATTGTGCATATCATCTAATAAATTTTTAGCCACAACTCCAAAACCAGTTGGAACTAAAAAGTCACACCAAGCAAATAATTTTGGTTTTTTCATAATTCTCCTAAATTTTGAAGTTAAATATATTAAAATTTAATGTAAAAAAAAAGAAAACTACATTGTTCAATGTAGTTTTCTTTTACGTTCGTACTATTTACATAACGGTAATAATGGCTTAAGGCGGGTTGTAACGAGCTGGGACCTTGTCTTCTAGCAGCTGTAGTGCTGCCCCGGTACAATGCATATGTCGATTCCGCAGGTGTGATCGGCTGCCATGGGGTACAGGAGATGTCGCGGCCCTTGCAAAGCTTCTTCCTCCTGGTACTTGTTATGACGAGCCTGAGTCCGGTTCTGTAACCTGGTTTTATGAATTCAGTCCGGTTGGTTCCGGGCCTGGATCCCTCCCGTGGCGCTCGGGTGTCCCTAGCCCAATCCCCATATACCAGCAATTAATGACGTTCACATGACTATGTTATGTAATGTATACTGAGGTGAATTAATTGCTGGTATATTTTGTTACTATATGTACGTAACGCACATATAAATAAAGTCTACGAACGTAGTTCTAGCCCCATTTGATAAATAATTATCTCCAACACTTATTACATATTGTACAAGCTCTATTTGTTTGTATTAATTTAGTGTCACACGGACACTGCTCTCTGTGTTTTCTGGATTTTTCAATTTCAACTTTATTTTTCTTTATATTGAAAAATATGTTAAAATTATATTTCTTTTTTATTTCAGAAAACTCATCAGCAGTTCCTGTATAACTAAATTTTATCTTATTTTTTTTATAATAATCTTTAACATTTTCATAATTATAGATATTATCCTTATCAAAGCTTAACACAATACTTGTTAGATTTGACAAATCTAATAGTATTGGTATATACTCAGTCATCCCTTTCATTGTTAAAGATTTACTTATTATATAAAACGGAAAAATTAATTCTTTTATAAAATAATAATGTGTTGGAATAAAATCTCCCGACCCATATAACCTTATAGATTGGGTTTCTATTTTGGGGTTTCCTTGTTTCTTTTCTAGGGTTTGGAGTTTTAGGTATTCGTTATTGAGGGTATCGGCGAATCGTTTAGGATCTAACAAGGCTTCTTTATAGTTTCTTCTTATTTTTTGTAGATAGCCTGTATATATAGTTTCTGTTTTCTTTACATAACAGTAACTACATATTTGAGGACAAGTTACTGCTCTGTCAAAATCTACAGAAACTATTGTTTTTCTGTTTCTTGTGAAGACCCTAAACATTTGTTATTACTAGGTTTAATTTTAGTAGTTTTTTTACGTGTCTTTTTTTCATCAGTTGATAAAATTTTAGACAGTTCGTAAAAAACTACTGCACCGATTTTTTTAAATACTTTAATCACTACAGGATTCATCTGAATATCTCTCCAAATACAGATATATACATTATGGGTCTGGTGGGGCTAGTGTTAATAAAGATATATAAATAAAAATTTATTTAATTCTTTTTCAAATAATTCTAATA
Proteins encoded:
- a CDS encoding glycosyltransferase family 4 protein, with product MKKPKLFAWCDFLVPTGFGVVAKNLLDDMHNYFDVSILGINYKGDTKYDTSKYFVYSVAENDLLGYKRILSIIDKEKPDIIFLFQDIFHINEVIKYIKKLEFNSKIVIYFPVDGQPFSKLWKPALDLADSIITYSKWAKKIILDAFPGFNKKINILYHGVDTNIFYPLNLNNIIEYKKKLNWQNKFIITNVNRFQPRKAIPLTLRIFNLFTKGYKKCSCGNLIPNHLNRCDLNNCSLDNVVYINNNIKNDVYLYLHMMPEEFSMGMGYTNSLQHHILNNGFTEEDYGIIIGINGKNIYNGEVPEEELNYIYNISNVNITTSLGEGCGLSLLESAATGTPSIAPNNSAIPEQLNGTGTLVNNKTVFSFPNDNAHIRPIVDIEGMVLALEKYYNEWKSQKEEKIIYNECIENIKNNFLWDDKKQFLLNIFKKTLEQK